Proteins encoded in a region of the Triticum dicoccoides isolate Atlit2015 ecotype Zavitan chromosome 3A, WEW_v2.0, whole genome shotgun sequence genome:
- the LOC119269495 gene encoding uncharacterized protein LOC119269495 isoform X1, with translation MSTRGEMSTPGCRRTSPPPASLPDDDDMLREVLLRLPPRPSSLPRASLVCKRWRSLVADPQFQCRFRDHHGKPPLLGFFLDSRPFVPILDPPDRIPEARFSMPPLESYRIIDCRDGLVLFLAHRMMRRLVLWNPVAREQRRLIFPPELDNAQMFFFNGAVRRPARRQGWHFQVALIARDTLCTRVSVWLYSSETGAWGNINSLQLQSIQSMPQPSTLIGNSFCWLFTVGHGCVILEFDLDRQSLAVTELPPHTDMEADFHKLWIMPSQGGGLGFIHLSQFHAQLWKREPDSDGFPVWVPDRAVEFGELRSTCKGDFLTLVGFDEESNAILVLTASGVFMVYLQSMEFKKLSDPKSFCHHYPFACFYPAGTGIVDGHDGNEVLNNM, from the exons ATGAGCACGAGAGGGGAGATGTCTACCCCTGGCTGCCGCCGCACCTCCCCGCCGCCTGCCTCTCTGCCAGACGACGACGACATGCTTCGGGAGGTTCTCCTCCGCCTGCCCCCGCGGCCTTCCTCCCTGCCCCGGGCCTCCCTCGTCTGCAAGCGTTGGCGCAGCCTCGTCGCCGATCCCCAATTCCAGTGCCGCTTCCGCGACCACCACGGCAAGCCTCCTCTCCTTGGCTTCTTCCTCGATTCCCGTCCGTTTGTTCCGATTCTGGATCCACCAGACCGCATCCCCGAAGCTCGCTTCTCCATGCCTCCCCTCGAGAGCTACCGCATCATCGACTGTCGCGACGGGCTCGTCCTTTTCCTCGCCCACAGGATGATGCGCCGCTTGGTTTTATGGAACCCCGTCGCGCGCGAGCAGCGCCGGCTGATCTTCCCGCCGGAGCTGGACAACGCCCAGATGTTCTTCTTCAACGGGGCGGTGCGTCGCCCTGCCCGCCGCCAAGGATGGCATTTCCAGGTGGCCCTCATAGCCCGTGACACACTATGCACAAGAGTTTCGGTATGGCTTTACTCATCAGAGACCGGGGCATGGGGCAACATCAACTCACTGCAGCTGCAATCGATTCAGTCTATGCCACAGCCCAGCACTTTGATTGGGAATTCCTTTTGCTGGTTATTTACCGTGGGTCATGGCTGTGTCATACTTGAGTTTGATCTTGATAGGCAGAGCCTAGCTGTGACAGAGCTGCCACCACACACAGATATGGAAGCCGACTTTCACAAGTTATGGATTATGCCCTCCCAGGGTGGTGGGCTTGGCTTCATCCATCTCTCACAATTCCACGCTCAATTATGGAAGAGAGAGCCTGATTCTGATGGTTTTCCTGTATGGGTGCCCGACAGAGCTGTTGAATTCGGGGAACTTAGATCAACTTGCAAGGGCGACTTCCTCACTTTGGTTGGGTTTGACGAGGAGAGTAATGCAATCCTTGTGCTGACAGCTTCTGGTGTCTTCATGGTCTACCTCCAGTCAATGGAGTTCAAGAAACTTTCTGATCCAAAGTCCTTCTGTCACCATTATCCATTTGCATGTTTCTATCCTGCAG GTACTGGCATTGTTGATGGACATGATGGAAATGAAGTCTTGAACAATATGTGA
- the LOC119269495 gene encoding uncharacterized protein LOC119269495 isoform X2 → MSTRGEMSTPGCRRTSPPPASLPDDDDMLREVLLRLPPRPSSLPRASLVCKRWRSLVADPQFQCRFRDHHGKPPLLGFFLDSRPFVPILDPPDRIPEARFSMPPLESYRIIDCRDGLVLFLAHRMMRRLVLWNPVAREQRRLIFPPELDNAQMFFFNGAVRRPARRQGWHFQVALIARDTLCTRVSVWLYSSETGAWGNINSLQLQSIQSMPQPSTLIGNSFCWLFTVGHGCVILEFDLDRQSLAVTELPPHTDMEADFHKLWIMPSQGGGLGFIHLSQFHAQLWKREPDSDGFPVWVPDRAVEFGELRSTCKGDFLTLVGFDEESNAILVLTASGVFMVYLQSMEFKKLSDPKSFCHHYPFACFYPAGIMLW, encoded by the exons ATGAGCACGAGAGGGGAGATGTCTACCCCTGGCTGCCGCCGCACCTCCCCGCCGCCTGCCTCTCTGCCAGACGACGACGACATGCTTCGGGAGGTTCTCCTCCGCCTGCCCCCGCGGCCTTCCTCCCTGCCCCGGGCCTCCCTCGTCTGCAAGCGTTGGCGCAGCCTCGTCGCCGATCCCCAATTCCAGTGCCGCTTCCGCGACCACCACGGCAAGCCTCCTCTCCTTGGCTTCTTCCTCGATTCCCGTCCGTTTGTTCCGATTCTGGATCCACCAGACCGCATCCCCGAAGCTCGCTTCTCCATGCCTCCCCTCGAGAGCTACCGCATCATCGACTGTCGCGACGGGCTCGTCCTTTTCCTCGCCCACAGGATGATGCGCCGCTTGGTTTTATGGAACCCCGTCGCGCGCGAGCAGCGCCGGCTGATCTTCCCGCCGGAGCTGGACAACGCCCAGATGTTCTTCTTCAACGGGGCGGTGCGTCGCCCTGCCCGCCGCCAAGGATGGCATTTCCAGGTGGCCCTCATAGCCCGTGACACACTATGCACAAGAGTTTCGGTATGGCTTTACTCATCAGAGACCGGGGCATGGGGCAACATCAACTCACTGCAGCTGCAATCGATTCAGTCTATGCCACAGCCCAGCACTTTGATTGGGAATTCCTTTTGCTGGTTATTTACCGTGGGTCATGGCTGTGTCATACTTGAGTTTGATCTTGATAGGCAGAGCCTAGCTGTGACAGAGCTGCCACCACACACAGATATGGAAGCCGACTTTCACAAGTTATGGATTATGCCCTCCCAGGGTGGTGGGCTTGGCTTCATCCATCTCTCACAATTCCACGCTCAATTATGGAAGAGAGAGCCTGATTCTGATGGTTTTCCTGTATGGGTGCCCGACAGAGCTGTTGAATTCGGGGAACTTAGATCAACTTGCAAGGGCGACTTCCTCACTTTGGTTGGGTTTGACGAGGAGAGTAATGCAATCCTTGTGCTGACAGCTTCTGGTGTCTTCATGGTCTACCTCCAGTCAATGGAGTTCAAGAAACTTTCTGATCCAAAGTCCTTCTGTCACCATTATCCATTTGCATGTTTCTATCCTGCAG GAATAATGTTATGGTAA